In the genome of uncultured Pseudomonas sp., the window CTTCTCCGCCAGCTCCATCAGCGCGTGCTGGGCACGGGCCACTGCCAGGCCGTAACCCGGCACGATGATCACGGTGTCGGCGTTGGTCAGCAGGAAGGCCGCATCGTCGCTCGAACCGGATTTAACCGGACGTGCTTCTTTGGCTCCGGCTGGGCCAGCTTCTGCTGGAGCGCCGCCGAAACCACCGAGGATCACGTTGAAGAACGAGCGGTTCATCGCCTTGCACATGATGTACGAGAGGATAGCGCCGGAGGAGCCCACCAGGGAGCCGGCGATGATCAGCATCGAGTTGTTCAGCGAGAAGCCGATACCGGCCGCCGCCCAGCCCGAGTAGCTGTTGAGCATCGACACCACGACCGGCATGTCTGCACCGCCAATCGGGATGATGATCAGCACGCCGATCACGAAGGCCAAGGCCAGCAGGATGGCGAAGGCCGTCAGATCACCGGTGAAGGTGTACACCAGACCCAAACCGAGGATCGCCAGGCCGATGGCCAGGTTGACCCAGTGCTGTCCTTTGAACTGTACCGGTGCGCCCTGGAACAGGCGGAACTTGTACTTGCCCGACAACTTGCCGAAGGCGATCACCGAACCGGAGAAGGTGATGGCACCAATGGCAGCACCGAGGAACAGTTCCAGACGGTTACCGGCCGGAATCGCATCGCCCAGTGCGGCAACGATACCCAAGGACTGCGGCTCGACCACGGCGGCAATGGCAATAAACACCGCAGCCAGGCCGATCATGCTGTGCATGAAGGCGACCAGCTCTGGCATCTTGGTCATTTCCACACGCTTGGCCATCACGGTACCGACAGTACCGCCGACCAGCAGGCCGACAATCACGTAGCCGATGCCAGCGGTGGCGATTTCCGCACCGAGCTTGTAGATCAGGGCAACGGTGGTCAGCACCGCCAAACCCATGCCGAGCATGCCGAACAGGTTGCCGCGACGCGAGGTCGTCGGGTGCGACAAGCCTTTAAGTGCCTGAATAAAGCAGATCGAGGCAACGAGGTAGAGCACGGTGATCAGATTCATACTCATCAATGCTTCTCCCCTGCAGCGGCTTTCGGCGCTTTCTTCTTAAACATTTCCAGCATGCGCCGAGTGACCAGGAAGCCACCGAACACGTTGACCGCAGCCAGAGCCACCGCCAGGGTGCCCATGGTTTTACCCAGCGGGGTCACGGTCAGGGCAGCAGCCAGCATGGCGCCGACGATAACGATCGCGGAAATCGCGTTGGTCACCGCCATCAGCGGGGTATGCAGAGCCGGGGTCACGTTCCACACCACGTGGTAACCCACATAGATGGCC includes:
- a CDS encoding NAD(P)(+) transhydrogenase (Re/Si-specific) subunit beta, encoding MSMNLITVLYLVASICFIQALKGLSHPTTSRRGNLFGMLGMGLAVLTTVALIYKLGAEIATAGIGYVIVGLLVGGTVGTVMAKRVEMTKMPELVAFMHSMIGLAAVFIAIAAVVEPQSLGIVAALGDAIPAGNRLELFLGAAIGAITFSGSVIAFGKLSGKYKFRLFQGAPVQFKGQHWVNLAIGLAILGLGLVYTFTGDLTAFAILLALAFVIGVLIIIPIGGADMPVVVSMLNSYSGWAAAGIGFSLNNSMLIIAGSLVGSSGAILSYIMCKAMNRSFFNVILGGFGGAPAEAGPAGAKEARPVKSGSSDDAAFLLTNADTVIIVPGYGLAVARAQHALMELAEKLTHRGVTVKYAIHPVAGRMPGHMNVLLAEAEVPYEQVFEMDDINSEFGQADVVLVLGANDVVNPAAKNDPTSPIAGMPILEAYKAKTVIVNKRSMASGYAGLDNELFYLDKTMMVFGDAKKVIEDMVKAVE
- a CDS encoding NAD(P) transhydrogenase subunit alpha, which codes for MDMISDGIYNLIIFALAIYVGYHVVWNVTPALHTPLMAVTNAISAIVIVGAMLAAALTVTPLGKTMGTLAVALAAVNVFGGFLVTRRMLEMFKKKAPKAAAGEKH